The following are encoded in a window of Dromaius novaehollandiae isolate bDroNov1 chromosome 11, bDroNov1.hap1, whole genome shotgun sequence genomic DNA:
- the HMGB3 gene encoding high mobility group protein B3: MAKGDPKKPKGKMSAYAFFVQTCREEHKKKNPEVPVNFAEFSKKCSERWKTMSSKEKAKFDEMAKADKVRYDREMKDYGPAKGGKKKKDPNAPKRPPSGFFLFCSEFRPKIKSTNPGISIGDVAKKLGEMWNNLSDGEKQPYNNKAAKLKEKYEKDVADYKSKGKFDGAKGAATKAARKKVEEEDEEEEEDEEEEDEDDDDE, encoded by the exons ATGGCTAAAGGTGATCCGAAGAAGCCCAAGGGCAAGATGTCTGCCTATGCCTTCTTTGTGCAGACCTGCCGTGaggaacataagaaaaagaaccCAGAGGTTCCAGTCAACTTTGCAGAGTTTTCCAAGAAGTGCTCAGAGAGGTGGAAG aCCATGTCAAGCAAGGAGAAGGCTAAATTTGATGAAATGGCAAAGGCTGATAAGGTACGATATGATAGAGAAATGAAGGACTATGGACCTGCTAAGGGTGGCAAGAAGAAGAAGGACCCCAATGCCCCAAAACGACCACC GTCCGGCTTCTTCCTGTTCTGTTCGGAGTTCCGCCCCAAGATCAAATCCACAAACCCTGGCATATCTATTGGGGATGTAGCAAAGAAACTTGGTGAAATGTGGAACAACCTCAGCGATGGTGAAAAGCAGCCTTATAATAATAAGGCAGCTAAGCTGAAGGAGAAGTACGAGAAG GATGTTGCAGACTACAAGTCTAAAGGAAAGTTTGATGGCGCAAAGGGAGCAGCAACCAAAGCTGCTCGGAAAAAGGtagaggaagaagatgaagaggaggaggaggatgaagaagaggaggatgaagatgatgatgatgaataa